GCCCGCAACAACGAAACAGGGCAGGTCGGCGTAGTCGTGGGACAGAATCCCGACGGCACCCCGAAAATGGCGGATGTAAAATCCGCGAAGCTCAGTGACCTTGTGAAATTTTCCAAAGGTCAGAATCCCCTCGAAGCCTTCATGTCGAACTTCATCCGGCAGGCAAAGAACCCATCGCTATTCGGTTTCTTCAAGATTCCTGAAACTGAGTTCGACAAGATCGGTCCGGCGATGTCCGATATGCTCCAAGACCCTGTGGCTAACGCCGACCTTCTTAAACCCTTTGAGGTTGACGCTAAATCAATGGCAAAGGAACAGACGGTTACTGAACAGCATGACCAGACTCCGGCAAAGGAGACTTCTACCGCAATCAAGATGGCACCGGTTGACCCCAACAAAGTTGACTGGGACACCATCGAAAAACAATGGGGCATCAAGAGAGATGACCTCGAAAAGTCCGGAGCAATGCAGCAGATGGTATATAACCACAAGTCTCCGCAGCTTTTCACCCTGAGACCGGAAATCGGCGGCGAGAAATTCGAGGCACAGGCCCGGCTCTCGTTCAAGTCCAATCCTGACGGCAGTTTTACCCTCACGCCTCATTTTGTGAAGCACGAGCCTCAACTCGACAAAACTTATAAAGGCTATACCTTCACGGACGAGGATAAGGCTCAGCTCCGCAAGACAGGAAATCTGGGCAGATCTGTTGACCTTACTGACCCGAAAACCGGGGAGGTCAAGAAGTCGCTCGTCAGCATCGACCGTCTCACCAATGAGATTGAAAGTATCCCCGTGGATAAAATCTACATCAAGAACAAGGTCGCCAACATCGAACTTGACATGAAGCAGATCGGCATCCTCAAAGACGGAGGCATAATCAGAGAGCAGCATATCGAGCTGCCCAACGGACGGAAGTTTACCGCCGACCTTCAGTACAATGCCGACAAGCGCGATGTGGTTTTCGTCAACTCGGAACAATACCGCCAGAAGCGGGAGCAATCTCAGGAACAGGGTGGACAGCAGTACAACTCATGGCTCGACAAGGAGGGCAACATCAAGAACCTCACCAAATGGAAAGGTGTGCCGCTCTCCGAAACCGCCCAAGCTGACTATCGTGCCGGCAAACAGATTATGGTAGGAGAAATCCCTGACCGAAACGGGAATCCCTGCACGGTCTATCTCCAGTTTGACCCTGAGAAGCAGCGTCCGAAGCAGACCTATGTCTATCCCGACAAAGAGAAGGTTGTCGGCATAGCCAGCGAGAGCAAGACGCAATATGCTGTCAACAATGAGGGTAAGACCAACGAACCCACAAAAGGGGTTAAGGAACCGCTCCAAAGGGGGCAGACCGAACCCAAAAACGAAGAGCAGAAGAAACAGCAAAAGCCAAAAGGCCCCAAACTCTGACCTTCAACCACTTTATCCGCAAGCTCTGAATTGAGCAGACCGCCATTCCCTCGCGTGCGCAAGCGATGATATGGCAATCCTTCCGCCGACATGGGGAGGTCGCGAACTCCCCGTGTCATTCTCTCCAAACCTCCCGGCTGAGAGTGTCAGCCTTCAACAAACCCAATTTACAAACTCTAAAAAATTTTCAGACATGAAAGTCATAATTACCGAGGCCGCTCCCGTGGCTTCAGCCATCGCCCGCGCCCTTAACGTAACCACCAATGTAGCCGTCCCCGGCGTAATCTACAACAATGACATCGCTGTCATCACCGTCACTCCTGACTTCATCCGTCCCTTCGGACTCGGAGTGCTTCCCGGCAAGGACGCTCTCCCCATCGTACCGGAACGCTACACCTACGGTATCCGACATACTCCTGATGAAAACGGCCGTTACGGAATCTCGACCGAGGACAAGACCTATGCCGACTATATTGGTAAACTTATCCGTGGCGGCGATGAGGTAATCTTCGCGTCCGACGGCGGAGCCGACGCTCAGGGACGTTTCGCCAACATCTGCCGTTTCTTCAAAGTCGGCGCACCCACAAGCCGTATGTTCCTGACCCGTCTGGAGCGCAAGGCAATCAAGTCGGCGTTCAAGATCCGTCAGTGGGGACGTAAGTTCCATAATCTCGCCCAGACAGGACTTGTGGGCATGGCGATGGACGAGGCTTTCAAGTACAATGTTTCGGAAGCATACCGTTCACTGTTCAAGGAAATGAAGTCGCCTATCTGCCGTCAGGACGTGCTTGTACTTGCCGCCGTCAGGAACTATCTTGAATCCGACGCAGAAGCCCGTGGCCAACACGTTCCCGTCAACACCCATTCCGTAATGGTGAGCGGCGTGGCACTCGGCAAGGATGTCAAATTCTATCCTTGTTCGACATACTCCACCAAAGAGGAGGCGGCGGAGGCATACAAGAATCTGTGTGTGCCGGCAACAGTCGAGGCTTCCGATGTTATGCTCGACACTGAGATGAGTCCGTCTCCGGCACTCTTCACTCTCACCACGCTCCAGAGCGAGGCATGGGAAAAACTGAACCTCAATTTCTCCACAACCCGCGACATCGCCGTCAGCCTCTATGAGCGTGGTTTTATCTCGTCGCCCCTGACATCATGCGCAAAACTGCCCGAATCGTTGCGCGATGAACTCCGCCGCTACAAATGGTGCAGGAAGTATTCCTTTGTCGCCGACGGTACAATCTCCGGCAATCACGGAATCATAATCTCAGGCAACAAGCCTCTGTTTCTCGACAGTGATGAACAGCGCGTATATGACCTTATCCGTTCACGCTTCTACGCCAACCTTGCCGGGCCTACCGCAGTTAACGAGCTGGTTATCGAGGTGGAAATCAACGGCGAACCGTTCTATGGAACTATCCCTTACACCCCCGACATCAAGGTGCCTAAGGCCGTGGAAGTGAAACTCACCGGTAAATCCCAATTCTCCCACACCTCAGTGGCTCCCACAGCGCCCAAAATGAACGATCTTCTCTGCGCAATCTCAATGTTGCTCCGTTCACTATCGGACAAATACAATCCCGGTATGCCTTTCACATTGGCACACCATGATGTGGCGGACGCATTCGACCGTCTCCGCGACAACCGCCTTCTTCTGGACGTATGCGGTGAACCGGCAATCACCGGCGAGGGAAATCTCCTGCTTGAAACCTTCAACGCAACTTATGCCCTCGGTCACCTTATGGCATATCAGGTAGAGGTTGAACGGCTCTACGGCGACCGCAAGAACAGTGTCGGCGGAGCGCAGCTCATGAATGAGTATGGTAAATGGATCTATGCCAAGACCGAACAGCTCATCACCGACCACCGTCTGTTCCCGGCTAAGGTAGATACCCATGTCTGCCCGATATGCGGCCGACACTCGGTTATCCGCTATCCCCGCGTTGCGAAATGCCATGTCTGCGGATTCACCATGCCTTTGCAGTTCATGGGCCACAAGTTCACCGACAAGGAGGTCGCCAGCCTTCTGACCCACGGCTACACATCGCAGATAATGTTCACCAACCGCCACGGCCATGAGTTCTACGACATCGTTGTGCGCGGCAAGGGCAAAGGGCTGTCATTCGCCCCGATTGAAGCCAAATTATACTGAAAATAACCGCCGTTTGAAAATAATTCACTAAATTCGCAATCGAATCGCAGTCTATGTAACATACGACTTGCGGATTTAGTGGTTGAAGGCGGAGGGGACTCCGCCTTCTTTTTTCACTCGGTCACATTTGAAACCGCTAAACATTGGAATACGTAAGAATCGACAAAGAGGCACTGGATGCAATGTTCGAGA
The sequence above is drawn from the Duncaniella freteri genome and encodes:
- a CDS encoding DUF4099 domain-containing protein, whose amino-acid sequence is MEQNKEQQQSEVLIARNNETGQVGVVVGQNPDGTPKMADVKSAKLSDLVKFSKGQNPLEAFMSNFIRQAKNPSLFGFFKIPETEFDKIGPAMSDMLQDPVANADLLKPFEVDAKSMAKEQTVTEQHDQTPAKETSTAIKMAPVDPNKVDWDTIEKQWGIKRDDLEKSGAMQQMVYNHKSPQLFTLRPEIGGEKFEAQARLSFKSNPDGSFTLTPHFVKHEPQLDKTYKGYTFTDEDKAQLRKTGNLGRSVDLTDPKTGEVKKSLVSIDRLTNEIESIPVDKIYIKNKVANIELDMKQIGILKDGGIIREQHIELPNGRKFTADLQYNADKRDVVFVNSEQYRQKREQSQEQGGQQYNSWLDKEGNIKNLTKWKGVPLSETAQADYRAGKQIMVGEIPDRNGNPCTVYLQFDPEKQRPKQTYVYPDKEKVVGIASESKTQYAVNNEGKTNEPTKGVKEPLQRGQTEPKNEEQKKQQKPKGPKL
- a CDS encoding DNA topoisomerase; amino-acid sequence: MKVIITEAAPVASAIARALNVTTNVAVPGVIYNNDIAVITVTPDFIRPFGLGVLPGKDALPIVPERYTYGIRHTPDENGRYGISTEDKTYADYIGKLIRGGDEVIFASDGGADAQGRFANICRFFKVGAPTSRMFLTRLERKAIKSAFKIRQWGRKFHNLAQTGLVGMAMDEAFKYNVSEAYRSLFKEMKSPICRQDVLVLAAVRNYLESDAEARGQHVPVNTHSVMVSGVALGKDVKFYPCSTYSTKEEAAEAYKNLCVPATVEASDVMLDTEMSPSPALFTLTTLQSEAWEKLNLNFSTTRDIAVSLYERGFISSPLTSCAKLPESLRDELRRYKWCRKYSFVADGTISGNHGIIISGNKPLFLDSDEQRVYDLIRSRFYANLAGPTAVNELVIEVEINGEPFYGTIPYTPDIKVPKAVEVKLTGKSQFSHTSVAPTAPKMNDLLCAISMLLRSLSDKYNPGMPFTLAHHDVADAFDRLRDNRLLLDVCGEPAITGEGNLLLETFNATYALGHLMAYQVEVERLYGDRKNSVGGAQLMNEYGKWIYAKTEQLITDHRLFPAKVDTHVCPICGRHSVIRYPRVAKCHVCGFTMPLQFMGHKFTDKEVASLLTHGYTSQIMFTNRHGHEFYDIVVRGKGKGLSFAPIEAKLY